One window of Quercus robur chromosome 5, dhQueRobu3.1, whole genome shotgun sequence genomic DNA carries:
- the LOC126725604 gene encoding pleiotropic drug resistance protein 1-like, giving the protein MLAELSRREKEANIKPDPDIDIYMKAATTEGQEAAVVTDYTLKVLGLDVCADTMVGDEMIRGISGGQRKRVTTGEMLVGPANALFMDEISTGLDSSTTFQIVNSLKQYVHILDGTAVISLLQPAPETYNLFDDIILLSDGYIVYQGPRELVLDFFESMGFKCPDRKGVADFLQEVTSRKDQEQYWACKDEPYSYVTAQEFAEAFHSFNVGRSIGDELSVPYEKSKSHPAALTTNKYGVNKKELLKANFSREYLLMKRNSFVYIFKITQLFIMGLIAMTIFLRTKMPRDSVNDGSIYTRALFFTVITIMFNGMAEISMTIVKLPVFYKQRDLLFYPSWVYALPTWILKIPVTFLEVGVWVFMTYYVMGFDPSPGRFFKQYLLLLLVNQMASALFRAIAAMGRNMIIANTFGSFALLLLFALGGFILTKDDIKKWWIWGYWISPLMYGQNAIVVNEFLGGNWRNGSTTEELGISVLKSSGFPTQAKWYWIGIGALVGFLLVFNNIFTLALTYLNPLGKVQTVKSDEPESNEQGQRTGEGIQLTLRGNSSSHHSHIGSRRRSSSSARSGAEINANTNGKRGMVLPFDQHSITFDDIIYSVDMPQEMMSQGVIEDKLVLLKGVSGAFRPGVLTALMGVSGAGKTTLMDVLAGRKTGGYIEGNITISGFPKNQETFARISGYCEQNDIHSPHVTVYESLLYSAWLRLSSEVDSETRKMFIEEVMELVELNPLRNAQVGLPGVNGLSTEQRKRLTIAVELVANPSIIFMDEPTSGLDARAAAIVMRTVRNTVDTGRTVVCTIHQPSIDIFEAFDELFLMKRGGQEIYVGPLGHHSCHLIKYFESIEGVKKIKDGYNPATWMLEVSSSAEEINLGVDFTNVYKNSELYRRNKALIQELSKPTPNKKELYFPTQYAQPFFTQCMACLWKQHWSYWRNQPYTAVRFLFTVFIALTFGTMFWDLGTKTERQQDLANAMGSMYAAVLFLGVQNSTSVQPVVAVERTVFYRERAAGMYSALPYAFAQAAIELPYVFAQAVFYGVIVYAMIGFEWTVAKFFWYLFFMYFTLLYFTFYGMMTVAVTPNHHIAGIIATAFLVIWNLFSGFIMPRPRIPVWWRWYYWACPIAWTLYGLIASQFGDIEKFMTDGNREPVKEYIKSSFGYKHDFLGVVAVVVAGIAVLFAFIFAVSIKVFNFQRR; this is encoded by the exons ATGCTAGCAGAGTTGTccagaagagaaaaagaggCAAATATCAAGCCAGATCCAGATATTGATATCTACATGAAG GCTGCCACAACTGAAGGCCAAGAGGCAGCAGTGGTGACAGATTATACATTAAAG GTTTTGGGTTTAGATGTGTGTGCTGATACCATGGTTGGAGATGAAATGATAAGGGGTATTTCTGGTGGACAAAGGAAGCGTGTTACAACAG GGGAGATGTTGGTTGGACCAGCAAATGCATTGTTTATGGATGAAATATCAACTGGATTGGACAGTTCGACAACTTTTCAAATTGTGAATTCACTCAAGCAATATGTTCACATTCTTGATGGAACAGCAGTCATCTCTCTACTGCAGCCAGCACCAGAGACATATAATCTTTTTGATGACATTATTCTCCTCTCTGATGGCTACATTGTGTACCAGGGTCCCCGTGAGCTAGTTCTTGACTTTTTTGAATCCATGGGTTTTAAATGTCCGGACAGAAAAGGCGTGGCTGATTTCTTGCAAGAG GTGACATCAAGGAAAGATCAGGAGCAGTACTGGGCATGCAAAGATGAGCCTTACAGTTATGTCACAGCTCAGGAATTTGCTGAGGCATTCCATTCATTCAATGTTGGCAGGAGTATAGGAGATGAACTCTCAGTTCCATATGAAAAGAGTAAAAGTCACCCGGCTGCTTTGACAACCAACAAGTATGGTGTTAATAAGAAGGAGCTGTTAAAAGCTAATTTCTCAAGAGAATACTTGCTGATGAAAAGGAATTCATTTGTTTATATCTTCAAAATTACACAA CTTTTCATAATGGGACTGATTGCAATGACAATTTTCCTACGGACAAAGATGCCTCGTGATTCAGTAAACGATGGATCAATTTATACGCGTGCTTTGTTCTTCACTGTGATTACGATTATGTTTAATGGAATGGCAGAGATTTCAATGACGATTGTAAAGCTTCCTGTCTTTTACAAGCAAAGGGATCTCCTCTTCTATCCTTCTTGGGTATATGCTCTTCCAACATGGATCCTCAAGATTCCAGTAACATTTTTAGAAGTTGGAGTTTGGGTATTTATGACCTATTATGTCATGGGATTTGATCCAAGTCCTGGAAg GTTCTTTAAACAATACCTTCTGCTCTTACTTGTAAACCAAATGGCTTCTGCATTATTCCGTGCTATTGCAGCAATGGGTAGAAACATGATTATTGCCAACACTTTTGGGTCCTTTGCACTGCTCTTACTTTTTGCCTTAGGTGGCTTTATACTTACCAAAG ATGATATAAAGAAATGGTGGATATGGGGCTACTGGATATCACCTTTGATGTACGGGCAAAATGCAATAGTGGTGAATGAGTTCCTGGGCGGAAACTGGAGAAAT GGTAGCACAACGGAAGAACTGGGAATTTCAGTTTTGAAGTCTAGTGGGTTCCCCACTCAAGCAAAGTGGTATTGGATTGGCATAGGAGCACTAGTTGGATTCTTACTAGTTTTCAACAACATTTTCACTCTGGCTCTTACTTATCTTAACC CACTTGGAAAGGTACAGACTGTAAAATCAGATGAACCAGAAAGCAATGAACAAGGGCAGAGGACAGGAGAAGGCATACAGTTAACACTCAGAGGAAACAGCTCAAGTCACCATTCCCACATAG GGAGTAGGAGGAGAAGTAGCTCATCTGCAAGGTCAGGAGCTGAAATTAACGCCAACACTAATGGGAAAAGAGGAATGGTTCTTCCATTTGATCAACATTCTATCACATTTGATGATATTATATACTCTGTTGACATGCCACAG GAAATGATGAGCCAGGGTGTTATTGAGGATAAATTGGTGCTTCTGAAGGGTGTGAGTGGTGCTTTTAGGCCAGGTGTTCTCACAGCTCTGATGGGTGTTAGTGGTGCTGGTAAAACAACTCTGATGGATGTGCTGGCTGGTAGGAAAACCGGTGGATATATTGAAGGGAACATCACAATATCAGGATTCCCAAAGAACCAAGAAACATTTGCTCGAATTTCTGGGTACTGTGAGCAAAATGACATTCATTCTCCTCATGTTACTGTGTATGAGTCCTTGCTTTACTCAGCATGGCTCCGCTTATCCTCTGAAGTTGATTCAGAAACCAGAAAG ATGTTCATTGAGGAAGTCATGGAGCTTGTGGAGCTAAACCCATTGAGGAATGCACAAGTTGGGTTACCTGGTGTGAATGGTCTCTCTACTGAGCAGCGCAAGAGGCTCACTATCGCAGTTGAGCTTGTGGCAAACCCCTCCATAATATTCATGGATGAGCCAACTTCAGGTCTAGATGCAAGAGCTGCTGCAATTGTTATGAGAACAGTTAGGAACACAGTGGACACTGGAAGAACAGTTGTGTGCACCATCCATCAGCCAAGCATTGACATATTCGAAGCTTTTGATGAG CTTTTCCTAATGAAACGTGGAGGACAAGAGATATACGTTGGGCCATTGGGACACCACTCATGCCATCTTATAAAGTATTTTGAG AGTATTGAAGgagtcaaaaaaattaaagatggtTACAATCCAGCAACTTGGATGTTGGAAGTTTCATCTTCAGCAGAGGAAATAAATTTGGGTGttgattttactaatgtgtacAAAAACTCAGAGCTGTACAG GAGGAACAAGGCATTGATTCAAGAGTTGAGCAAGCCTACACCTAATAAAAAAGAACTCTATTTCCCAACCCAATATGCACAGCCATTTTTCACTCAATGCATGGCTTGCTTGTGGAAGCAACACTGGTCCTACTGGCGCAACCAACCATACACTGCCGTGAGATTTCTGTTCACAGTTTTCATAGCGTTGACATTTGGGACAATGTTTTGGGACCTTGGTACCAAGAC CGAGAGGCAACAGGATTTAGCAAATGCAATGGGTTCCATGTATGCTGCTGTTCTCTTCCTTGGTGTCCAAAATTCTACGTCAGTGCAGCCTGTAGTGGCAGTTGAACGAACTGTCTTCTACAGAGAAAGAGCTGCTGGAATGTATTCTGCATTGCCATATGCATTTGCACAG GCTGCAATTGAGCTCCCATATGTTTTTGCACAAGCTGTGTTTTATGGCGTCATAGTTTATGCAATGATTGGGTTTGAATGGACTGTTGCCAAATTCTTTTGGTATCTATTTTTCATGTACTTCACATTGCTATACTTTACCTTCTACGGCATGATGACTGTGGCTGTGACGCCAAACCACCATATTGCTGGCATAATAGCGACCGCATTTCTTGTAATATGGAATCTATTTTCAGGATTCATAATGCCGCGACCA AGGATTCCTGTATGGTGGAGATGGTACTACTGGGCATGTCCAATAGCTTGGACTTTGTATGGATTGATTGCTTCACAATTTGGAGATATAGAGAAGTTTATGACTGACGGCAACAGAGAACCAGTGAAAGAATATATTAAAAGCTCTTTTGGATACAAGCATGATTTTCTAGGAGTGGTTGCAGTTGTAGTTGCTGGGATTGCTGTACTCTTTGCATTCATCTTTGCAGTTTCCATCAAGGTGTTCAATTTCCAAAGGCGATAG
- the LOC126728015 gene encoding pleiotropic drug resistance protein 1-like, which produces MEGGDIYKASSSLRANSSSLWRNNSVEVFNRSSHEEDDEEALKWAALEKLPTFDRLRKGILTTSKGEANEINIESLGFEERKQLLERLVKVAEEDNEKFLMKVRNRIDRVGIDLPTIEVRFEHVNVEAEVHVGGSALPTFFNFSVNIVEGFLNSLHILPSKKKHLSILKDVSGIIKPKRMTLLLGPPSSGKTTLLLALAGKLDPNLKLSGRVTYNGHGMNEFVPQRTAAYISQYDLHIGEMTMNCH; this is translated from the exons ATGGAAGGGGGTGACATTTACAAGGCTAGTAGTAGTTTAAGAGCGAATAGTTCTTCCCTATGGAGGAACAACTCTGTGGAAGTTTTCAACAGGTCTTCACATGAAGAAGACGATGAAGAAGCTCTCAAATGGGCTGCCCTTGAAAAGCTTCCTACGTTTGATCGTCTAAGAAAAGGTATATTAACTACCTCAAAAGGTGAGGCTAATGAAATCAATATAGAAAGTCTTGGATTTGAAGAAAGGAAGCAATTGCTTGAGAGGTTAGTGAAAGTAGCTGAAGAGGACAATGAGAAGTTCTTGATGAAGGTCAGGAACCGGATTGATAG AGTTGGAATTGATCTTCCAACAATTGAAGTACGATTTGAGCACGTAAATGTTGAGGCAGAAGTACATGTGGGTGGCAGTGCTTTGCCTACATTCTTTAACTTCAGTGTCAATATTGTAGAG GGTTTTTTAAATTCTCTCCATATTCTTCCAAGTAAAAAGAAACACTTGTCTATCCTAAAAGATGTCAGTGGAATCATCAAGCCTAAAAG AATGACATTGCTATTGGGTCCTCCAAGTTCTGGGAAGACAACACTCTTGTTGGCTTTGGCCGGAAAGCTTGACCCCAATCTAAAG TTGTCTGGGAGGGTGACTTACAACGGCCATGGCATGAATGAGTTTGTACCCCAGAGAACTGCTGCCTATATCAGTCAATATGATCTCCATATTGGAGAAATGACT ATGAACTGTCATTAG